The genomic segment AAAACCGACGTTTTATTGACGTACTGTCCCCCTATATATGGTAGTATAATCATACCAGTAAGTATGTGTTATATAGGCCAATTATTTGCTTAAACTATTGTAGCAAGCATGTTGCCGGTTGCCTGGTAGAAACTGTATGCTGACTCTGATTCTAATTGTCATAACAGTTTATTTCAAGGTCACACTCACAGACTTTGCGAAGTGATCACAACATTGCAAACCTGCTGATAAACACAGAGGCTGTGTGGGCTTTTGTGAGCGACTGCAAGCATAACTAGACCTTCGCCATGGCCACGCCGGCTGTTAGACTCATCAGGGCTGCAACAGCTGGAGAATGCAAACAGCACAGGGCAAACGTCCAATCAGGGGCCAACAGCACAGGGCAAACGTCCAATCAGGGGCCAACAGCACAGGGCAAACGTCCAATCAGGGGCCAATAACACGGGCAATCAAAgacaatacaaatacacaaataacacaaaataaagtcaaataaaaggaaataaaataacaatataatcaTATTTAATGGTAAATTTCATGTCACTAggaccccccacacacacactttctctttcttttttgcatgaAGCTTAATTCTCTTCTGTGCCATCCACTAATTCTGCATAATCATTCTGCTAATAGCCTAATCGCTCTAATTTATATTAATGGTCTCCTAAATGGTCTCCTGCGTTCCACTGCAGTTCATAATCATACTGTGTACTTTGATAAAACACTGATagaaaaaattgcatttttgtcTGTATGTGGTTCGTGCACACTTGTGGTTAAATTTTTACTTGCATGATAATTTTCtgtttatcatttaaaaagttCATTTCAAAACTTTCTGGGCCCCTGAGTGGAGCAAGAGAAAGGTGTTCCCTTTATCGGCGGGTTTGAGCCCGAACGATGCCACTGTCTgaagtccaaaaaaaaacaatccagtGCTGCCCTCCCCCGGAGGTACTGGCCAATCATGGACctccgtgtgtttgtgcttgctgATGAGGGCACACACTGTGTATGAAAGGATGCAGAGAGGAAGTGCACACCTGCATGCTCCATGGCTGGTAGTTGTTGTATGCTACATGGACAAAAGTATTAGGACACACCTCATGATTATTGGATTCAGGGGTTTGGTTCAGTTCTGTTGGCACAGCACTAGCCATGCAGCCTGCCTTTAGAAACGTGTGTGAAGGAATGGGTCATTCTAAAGAGCTCACCGAATTCAAGCCTGGTACTGTCGTAGGACGCCAACGTTGCAACAGGTCAgtgaaatttcttccctcctagATGTTCCACGATCAGCTCTGAGTGTTATGATTGAAAAGTGGAAGCTTTTATGAACCACAGTGACTCAGCCACGAAGTGACAGACCACGTAAAGTGACAGAGTGGAGTCACCGAGGGCTAAGGTGCGCAGTGAATAATGTCACCAACAACCTGCTGACTCAATAACTGCCGAGCTCCAAACCTCCTCTGGCGTCGACATCAGCACTAAAACTGCACCGGGAGCTTGTCgtgggtttccatggcaacggtgctgcatgcaagccttacatcaccaagcacaacgGCGAGCGCCACTAGACTCTGAAGCAGTGGAAACGTGTTCTGTGGAGTCTGATGGACCAGTCCGGGTTTGGCGAATATCAGGAGAAtgttacctgcctgactgcactgtgccagctgtaaagtttggtggagaaGGGAAAATGgcgtggggttgtttttcagggctCAGCCGGGCCGCTCAGTTCCAGCGAAGGGAAAACGTAATGCTTacgacattttggacaattgtacGCACTTTGTGGGACCAGTTTGGGGAAGGATCTTTTCGGTTCCAGCATGACGATGTCCAGTGCgtaaagcaaggtccataaaggcaaGATTGGGCGAGATTGGTTTGGAAGAACTTTGACTGACCTGCAAAGACCTTCACCCcattgaacacctttgggatgaactagaatGGAGACTGGGAGCCAGTCTCTCTCGTCCAACATCGGTGTTCGACTTCACAGATCTCTCCTGGATGAGTGGGCAataattcccacagacacactacgTAATCTTGTAGAAAACCATCCTAGAAGAGTGTGGAAGTGGGACCAACTCCTTACCATTTCTTACAGATTTATTATGGGATGTCCTAAAGCTCCTATAGGTGTAATTTGcaggtgtcccaatacttttgtccaaaTAGTGTATGACAGGGGGAGATTAGCTAGTTGGTGGGTGGGAATTGACATACATAACTGGAAGAAAAACCAGGACAAAGCTGACTTTCCTCCTAATGTTCATGTCCCTGTGTGAAGTGGCTGGTACGTCTCCCTGTCTGATGTCTGTCCTGTCCCACTGTGTCCCCACAGGCCTCTTCCAGAGGGCTATTGCCCAGAGTGGCACCGCTTTGTCCAGTTGGGCTGTGAGTTTCCAGCCTGCTAAGTACGCCCATATGCTCGCCAGAAAAGTGGGCTGCAACCTCCAGGACAGCGTGGAGCTGGTGCAGTGTCTACAGAAGAAACACTACAAGGAGCTGGTGGAACAGGACATCCAGCCTGCTCGCTACCACATCGCCTTCGGGCCCGTCATCGATGGCGACGTCATCCCAGACGACCCGCAGATCCTCATGGAGCAGGGCGAGTTCCTGAACTACGACATCATGCTGGGCGTGAACCAGGGCGAGGGCCTGAAGTTCGTCGAGCTCATCGTGGACAACGAGAACGGTGTGCAGGCCAATGAGTTCGACTATGCCGTGTCCAGCTTCGTGGACGACCTTTACGGGTACCCCGAGGGGAAGGACATCCTCCGGGAGACCATCAAGTTCATGTACACCGACTGGGCCGACCGCCACAACCCGGAGACCAGGAGGAAGACCCTGCTCGCGCTCTTCACCGACCACCAGTGGGTGGCGCCAGCCGTGGCCACGGCCGACCTGCACTCCAGCTTTGGGTCACCCACGTACTTCTACGCGTTCTACCACCACTGCCAGACGGAGCAGGTGCCGGCCTGGGCCGACGCGGCGCACGGCGACGAGATCCCCTACGTCTTCGGCCTGCCCATGATCGGACCCACCGAGCTCTTCCCCTGCAACTTCTCCAAGAACGACGTGATGCTCAGCGCTGTGGTGATGACCTACTGGACCAACTTCGCCAAGACCGGGTACGTCAGCCCAGCGCCAGAAACCAGACACATACCTACAGCATGAATTTCTTCACTAATAGTTTacgttgtttttatttttaaaattaatataaattggaatatataaaaatatatttctcagTTCCCAGGTGTACACTGCACGATAACATTATTTGATTCTTTtagaatattataaatataattactaTATATTTTGGATAAAGATTTGTTTTGACTGAAAAAACTACAGTTTCATTTTAGATTATCTTAATCTTACATTAAATTTGATACTGATTTTCAATTCTCTTTCCTTAATTTACCAAATTTCTTGCCATTTTTTATTCTTGagtcatttcaaatgaaacctGTTTAGAATGCAACTGGATTTTAAATACACTTTCAgtgttaatgacattttttgAAGACTTTTTTGAGTGCAAAGTGGTGATTTATATCATGTGGCTAACTGTTCCACTGaagttaattaataattaatacttaattaattaaaattaatacttATTTGACTTTTGCAGTTCTTTTTGTGAAGTCCTATCTGGGATATCACTTCAAGTGGAAATGATGAGTCAATTATGTATTACTGGCAACTGTGTAATTTCTCTTCCCTGACTCTGTTCTGTTCATTAAGATACAGCGCGTTTGTCTGGAGGTCGTGACGTTCACTGAGAGAATGAGAACTCTCTCACTTTGCCTTTAAGAATGTCTCCatgagagtgtgtttatgggaaatAGTAGGACAGAATCGCCGTTTCACTGATCCGCACCTGGCCAGAGAGACAGCACAACCACTAATGATTTTCATACATAATGATGGGTTGCCATATCATGCAGGACCTGGGGAGGGATTTTCATGGTTCAGGCGATTTACGATGCGCTACTTGTGATGTTCCGTAGAAAAGACATGCGGTGTATATACTGGCCTTGtttcttcctgttcctgttcctgttcatgTTGGTCTGGTGTGTTCTCTTCACTCTTCACAGTGACCCCaaccagccagtcccccaggaCACCAAGTTCATCCATACCAAGCCCAACCGCTTTGAGGAGGTGGCGTGGACGCGCTACAACCAGAAGGACCAGCTGTACCTCCACATCGGCCTCAAGCCCCGCGTCAAGGAGCACTACCGCGCCAACAAGGTCAACCTCTGGCTGGAGCTGGTACCCCACCTGCACAGCCTGAACGAGGGCACACAGATCgtctccaccaccaccaaggTACCGCCCCCCGAGGCCACGCCCCGCCCCAAGAAGCTGCCGGCCAACACCAAGCGGCCCTTCCCCGCACCCTTTCCCACCGAGACTCAGGACGCCCAGAACCAGAATCAGAACCAGCCCTTCCTGGTGGACCAGCGGGACTACTCCACGGAGCTGAGCGTCACCATCGCCGTGGGTGCCTCGCTGCTCTTCCTCAACATCCTGGCCTTTGCCGCGCTCTACTACAAGAAGGACAAACGGCGGCACGAGGTGCATCGCCGATGCAGCCCTCAGCGGGCGCCTGCCGGCGAGCTGCCTCACGCCCAGGAAGAGGAGATCATGTCCCTGCAGATGAAGCATGGAGACCTGGAGCGCGAGTGCCGCGAGGCCATGCACCCGCACGAGGTGGTCCTCAGAACTGCCTGCCCCCCCGACTACACGCTGGCCATGCGCCGCTCGCCTGACGACATCCCCCTCATGGCccccaacaccatcaccatgATCCCCAACAGCATGGCGGGCCTCGGGTCCCTGCACGCCTTCGGCGGCTTCCCCGGGGGGCAGCAGAACAACACGCTGCCCCACCCGCACCCACACTCGCACTCAACCACCCGAGTATAGCCTCCCCCGCGGCGAcgccacacaagcacacacctcacactcgccgcacagacacaccacacctggACACACGCAAAGCCCGGCCTGCGCGGCACGGcggctccccctcccccccacgcCCGTGCGCCGAAACACGGCCCTGATATCCGTGGGAGATATCCGCGCCCCTGCCGTTCAAGGGAACCTGGAATACcgagagggttttttttttctctccctaggatgaaaaacattttat from the Electrophorus electricus isolate fEleEle1 chromosome 26, fEleEle1.pri, whole genome shotgun sequence genome contains:
- the nlgn1 gene encoding neuroligin-1 isoform X2, translated to MLPVWFTNGLEVVASYVQEQSEDCLFLNIYVPTEDDIRESGSPKPVMVFIHGGSYMEGTGNMFDGSILASYGNVIVITLNYRLGVLGFLSTGDQAAKGNYGLLDQIQALRWTSENIAFFGGDPLRITVFGSGAGASCVNLLTLSHYSEGNRWSNSTKGLFQRAIAQSGTALSSWAVSFQPAKYAHMLARKVGCNLQDSVELVQCLQKKHYKELVEQDIQPARYHIAFGPVIDGDVIPDDPQILMEQGEFLNYDIMLGVNQGEGLKFVELIVDNENGVQANEFDYAVSSFVDDLYGYPEGKDILRETIKFMYTDWADRHNPETRRKTLLALFTDHQWVAPAVATADLHSSFGSPTYFYAFYHHCQTEQVPAWADAAHGDEIPYVFGLPMIGPTELFPCNFSKNDVMLSAVVMTYWTNFAKTGDPNQPVPQDTKFIHTKPNRFEEVAWTRYNQKDQLYLHIGLKPRVKEHYRANKVNLWLELVPHLHSLNEGTQIVSTTTKVPPPEATPRPKKLPANTKRPFPAPFPTETQDAQNQNQNQPFLVDQRDYSTELSVTIAVGASLLFLNILAFAALYYKKDKRRHEVHRRCSPQRAPAGELPHAQEEEIMSLQMKHGDLERECREAMHPHEVVLRTACPPDYTLAMRRSPDDIPLMAPNTITMIPNSMAGLGSLHAFGGFPGGQQNNTLPHPHPHSHSTTRV
- the nlgn1 gene encoding neuroligin-1 isoform X1; its protein translation is MLPVWFTNGLEVVASYVQEQSEDCLFLNIYVPTEDGPLTKKHYDDLADNDGGEDEDIRESGSPKPVMVFIHGGSYMEGTGNMFDGSILASYGNVIVITLNYRLGVLGFLSTGDQAAKGNYGLLDQIQALRWTSENIAFFGGDPLRITVFGSGAGASCVNLLTLSHYSEGNRWSNSTKGLFQRAIAQSGTALSSWAVSFQPAKYAHMLARKVGCNLQDSVELVQCLQKKHYKELVEQDIQPARYHIAFGPVIDGDVIPDDPQILMEQGEFLNYDIMLGVNQGEGLKFVELIVDNENGVQANEFDYAVSSFVDDLYGYPEGKDILRETIKFMYTDWADRHNPETRRKTLLALFTDHQWVAPAVATADLHSSFGSPTYFYAFYHHCQTEQVPAWADAAHGDEIPYVFGLPMIGPTELFPCNFSKNDVMLSAVVMTYWTNFAKTGDPNQPVPQDTKFIHTKPNRFEEVAWTRYNQKDQLYLHIGLKPRVKEHYRANKVNLWLELVPHLHSLNEGTQIVSTTTKVPPPEATPRPKKLPANTKRPFPAPFPTETQDAQNQNQNQPFLVDQRDYSTELSVTIAVGASLLFLNILAFAALYYKKDKRRHEVHRRCSPQRAPAGELPHAQEEEIMSLQMKHGDLERECREAMHPHEVVLRTACPPDYTLAMRRSPDDIPLMAPNTITMIPNSMAGLGSLHAFGGFPGGQQNNTLPHPHPHSHSTTRV